A region from the Thermococcus sp. Bubb.Bath genome encodes:
- a CDS encoding S-methyl-5'-thioadenosine phosphorylase: protein MPKIGIIGGSGVYGVFEPKETVKVHTPYGRPSAPVEIGEIEGVEVAFIPRHGKHHEFPPHEVPYRANIWALKELGVERVIGVTAVGSLREEYKPGDIVLTDQFIDFTKKRDYTFYNGPRVAHVSMADPFCPEMRRIFYETAKELGFPVHEKGTYVCIEGPRFSTRAESFMFRQYAHIIGMTLVPEINLARELGMCYANIATVTDYDVWAEKPVDAQEVIKVMAENNQKVQELLRKGIPRIPEERHCGCADVLKTMFV, encoded by the coding sequence ATGCCTAAGATAGGGATAATAGGCGGTTCTGGAGTTTACGGGGTCTTCGAGCCAAAGGAGACGGTTAAGGTGCACACCCCCTACGGAAGGCCATCCGCTCCGGTGGAAATAGGAGAGATAGAGGGCGTTGAAGTGGCTTTCATCCCGCGCCACGGCAAGCACCACGAGTTTCCTCCCCATGAAGTTCCCTACAGAGCGAACATCTGGGCGCTCAAGGAACTCGGCGTCGAGAGGGTTATCGGCGTTACCGCCGTTGGCTCCCTACGTGAAGAGTACAAGCCGGGTGACATCGTCCTAACCGACCAGTTCATCGACTTCACGAAGAAGAGGGATTATACCTTCTACAACGGGCCGCGCGTTGCCCACGTCTCCATGGCCGACCCATTCTGCCCCGAGATGAGGAGGATATTCTACGAGACTGCCAAAGAGCTCGGCTTCCCGGTTCACGAGAAGGGCACCTACGTCTGCATTGAAGGCCCGCGCTTCTCAACCCGCGCCGAGAGCTTCATGTTCAGGCAGTACGCTCATATCATCGGAATGACCCTAGTCCCGGAGATAAACCTCGCGAGAGAACTTGGGATGTGCTACGCCAACATAGCGACAGTCACGGACTACGACGTCTGGGCAGAGAAGCCGGTGGATGCCCAGGAGGTCATCAAGGTTATGGCTGAGAATAATCAGAAGGTGCAGGAGCTCCTTCGGAAGGGCATTCCAAGGATTCCAGAGGAGAGACACTGCGGTTGTGCCGATGTGCTGAAGACGATGTTTGTCTGA
- a CDS encoding V-type ATP synthase subunit E, protein MTGAEEIIQEIYREAEQKVQYILNEAKEEAEKIKDEARKRAESQADWILRKASTQAEIEKQRVIANARLEVRKKKLEVQESLIKEVLQELRARLSSLPDEDYFEILVSLTKEAVEELGMDKVVVSSNERTLNLIGSRLDEFSDKVGAKVSIGETIDTIGGVVVGDPDGTVRVDNTFEARIGRMENELRAGIARALFG, encoded by the coding sequence ATGACGGGTGCAGAGGAGATCATCCAGGAGATATACAGGGAGGCCGAGCAGAAGGTTCAGTACATACTCAACGAGGCCAAGGAGGAAGCCGAGAAGATCAAGGACGAGGCTAGGAAGAGGGCCGAGTCCCAGGCCGACTGGATACTCCGAAAGGCCTCAACCCAGGCGGAGATAGAGAAGCAGAGGGTAATAGCCAACGCCCGGCTTGAGGTTAGGAAGAAGAAGCTCGAAGTCCAGGAGAGCCTTATAAAGGAGGTTCTCCAGGAACTGAGGGCCAGACTCTCAAGCCTTCCCGATGAGGACTACTTCGAAATCCTTGTGTCCCTCACCAAGGAGGCAGTGGAAGAGCTTGGCATGGATAAAGTAGTCGTCAGTTCTAACGAGAGGACTCTGAATCTTATCGGTTCACGGCTCGATGAGTTCTCCGATAAGGTGGGGGCGAAGGTTTCCATTGGAGAAACCATAGACACCATCGGTGGCGTTGTTGTGGGAGACCCTGATGGCACGGTTCGCGTTGACAACACGTTCGAGGCAAGGATTGGGAGAATGGAGAACGAGCTCAGGGCAGGGATAGCCAGAGCTCTCTTCGGGTGA
- a CDS encoding amidohydrolase family protein, translating into MSILIKNGHVIYGENLDVVCADVLIEGNRIVKVEKSINETADTVIDATGRVVSPGFINLHTHSPMGLLRGLADDLPLMDWLQNHIWPREAKLTPEYVKVGAYLGTLEMIKSGTTAFLDMYFHMDKVAEAVLEAGLRGYLSYGMIDLGDPDKTEKEVKDALREMEAIEKLNSDRVHFAFGPHAPYTCSIALLKEVRKLASEHNKLITIHVSETMAEIGQITERYGKSPVVLLDDIGFLGNDVIIAHGVWLDSRDIQILARHGVTVAHNPGSNMKLASGVMPIGKLLNAGVNIGLGTDGSASNNNLDMLEEMKLAALLHKVHNLDPVIADARTVFKMATQNGAKALRLNAGVIKEGYLADIAVINFNRPHLRPINDVISHLVYSANGNDVETTIVDGKILMLDGEVLTLNEEKVMREAEDVVEKIR; encoded by the coding sequence ATGAGCATTCTCATAAAGAACGGGCACGTTATCTACGGCGAGAACCTCGACGTTGTTTGCGCGGACGTCCTCATCGAAGGCAACAGGATAGTTAAGGTCGAGAAGAGCATAAATGAGACCGCTGATACCGTCATAGACGCCACTGGGAGGGTAGTTTCTCCGGGTTTCATCAATCTGCACACACACTCCCCGATGGGCCTCCTCCGGGGCCTCGCCGACGACCTGCCGCTGATGGACTGGCTCCAGAACCACATCTGGCCTAGGGAGGCAAAGCTCACCCCGGAGTACGTCAAAGTCGGGGCCTACCTCGGTACCCTTGAGATGATAAAGAGCGGGACGACGGCCTTCCTGGACATGTACTTTCACATGGACAAGGTGGCCGAGGCAGTCCTCGAGGCTGGATTGAGGGGCTACCTCTCCTACGGCATGATAGACCTCGGCGACCCCGACAAGACGGAGAAGGAGGTAAAGGATGCCCTCCGTGAGATGGAGGCGATAGAAAAGCTTAACTCCGACAGGGTTCACTTCGCCTTCGGGCCCCACGCGCCCTACACCTGCTCGATAGCCCTCCTGAAAGAGGTTAGAAAGTTAGCCAGCGAGCACAACAAGCTGATAACTATCCACGTGAGCGAGACGATGGCGGAGATAGGCCAGATAACCGAGCGCTACGGGAAGAGCCCGGTCGTCCTCTTAGATGACATCGGCTTTCTTGGAAACGACGTCATAATAGCCCACGGTGTCTGGCTGGACAGTAGGGACATCCAGATTCTGGCCAGGCACGGCGTTACCGTCGCTCACAACCCGGGGAGCAACATGAAACTCGCGAGCGGAGTCATGCCCATAGGAAAGCTCCTTAATGCAGGCGTTAACATCGGCCTCGGTACCGACGGAAGCGCGAGCAACAACAACCTTGATATGCTGGAGGAGATGAAGCTCGCTGCTCTACTCCACAAAGTTCACAACCTCGACCCTGTTATAGCGGACGCCAGGACCGTCTTCAAGATGGCCACGCAGAATGGTGCCAAAGCGCTCAGACTCAACGCGGGCGTCATTAAGGAGGGCTACCTAGCGGATATCGCGGTGATCAACTTCAACAGGCCGCATCTCAGGCCCATCAACGATGTGATAAGCCATCTGGTATACTCGGCCAACGGGAACGATGTGGAAACGACGATAGTGGACGGAAAAATCTTGATGCTCGACGGGGAAGTGCTGACCCTCAACGAGGAGAAAGTTATGAGGGAAGCTGAGGATGTTGTGGAGAAAATAAGGTGA
- a CDS encoding V-type ATP synthase subunit I encodes MFKPTPMLKVEVVSLERYRDRLLTYLHEAGVVEVRETDVKDVQRDAPNEFYRKTASYSITISRMADFLRSHLPQKKGGIMDFISPPEPKKREYRYEGIEKLINDTEGFLSEVEPLIRDVEGRINSINTEMEKIKADIKTLETFSDVKLDVSYLRHEGLTQVVVGTVEKARFATLKEELEKAVDGRIVISSRERGDGVLLILAFLSKDYDKINPILAKYSFEKLEVPPGEGTPAEAVRDYKARLGKKERELEEAGKDAARLAERYYDDVLFYLELMENERNKANALGLLARTNMTFGLTGWVPKDNAEKIKEGVLQVTEGKTYINFREPSEEELDEIPIKLNNPRWARPFEMLTEMYGVPKYNEIDPTPIIAFTYSFFFGFMLTDFFYGLIVGIIAALLVKGHKKFDDGTYKFSYTLLWSSFFTMGMGALFGSYFGNALDVVGAYLTGNPNFAMWRITDTLRDPMFVLILALAIGLAHLFVGYTLGFIVKWKNGDKKGALFDQLSWMLVIIAITLFAVGGNVPAFKSSAEALFGVGLVLFAIGEVVNNGGLAALLIISDFFGFVGTWLSYARLMALALATSGIAMVVNVLVQMIWGIKFLYIGPIVGVILFFGGQLFSTAINALGAFVHSLRLQYVEFFGTFYSGEGRPFEPFRARREVSEVKVEAKSENV; translated from the coding sequence ATGTTCAAGCCTACTCCGATGCTTAAAGTCGAGGTAGTGAGCCTTGAGCGCTACAGGGACAGACTGCTGACTTATCTTCACGAGGCTGGGGTAGTCGAGGTAAGGGAGACGGACGTCAAGGACGTTCAGAGGGACGCTCCCAACGAGTTCTACCGCAAAACAGCCTCGTATAGCATAACCATCTCCAGAATGGCCGACTTTCTGCGCTCCCACCTGCCACAGAAGAAGGGGGGCATAATGGACTTCATATCCCCTCCGGAGCCCAAGAAGCGCGAGTACCGCTACGAGGGAATCGAGAAGCTTATCAACGACACCGAGGGGTTCCTTTCAGAGGTTGAGCCCCTCATCAGGGACGTTGAGGGTAGGATAAACTCGATAAATACTGAGATGGAGAAAATCAAGGCAGACATAAAAACCCTTGAGACTTTCTCTGACGTTAAGCTTGACGTTTCTTACCTCCGTCACGAGGGCCTCACGCAGGTCGTGGTTGGCACGGTCGAAAAAGCTCGCTTTGCAACTTTAAAGGAAGAGCTTGAGAAAGCGGTCGATGGGAGGATAGTCATCTCCAGCAGGGAGCGCGGAGATGGTGTTCTCCTCATACTGGCGTTCCTTTCAAAGGACTACGACAAGATAAACCCCATCCTCGCCAAGTACTCATTTGAGAAACTCGAAGTTCCGCCTGGGGAGGGTACCCCAGCCGAGGCAGTGAGGGACTACAAGGCAAGGCTTGGGAAGAAGGAGAGGGAGCTTGAGGAAGCCGGGAAAGACGCCGCCAGACTTGCGGAGAGATACTACGATGACGTGCTCTTTTATCTTGAGCTCATGGAGAACGAGAGAAACAAGGCCAACGCCCTCGGACTGCTCGCCAGGACCAACATGACTTTTGGTCTTACAGGGTGGGTTCCGAAGGATAATGCCGAGAAGATCAAAGAGGGCGTACTCCAGGTAACTGAGGGAAAGACTTACATCAACTTCAGGGAGCCATCCGAAGAAGAGCTCGACGAGATACCCATAAAGCTCAACAATCCAAGATGGGCCAGACCCTTTGAAATGCTGACGGAGATGTACGGCGTTCCAAAGTACAACGAGATAGACCCGACGCCGATAATAGCTTTCACGTACTCGTTCTTCTTTGGGTTCATGCTCACGGATTTCTTCTACGGTCTCATAGTGGGAATAATCGCGGCCTTACTCGTCAAGGGACATAAGAAGTTCGACGACGGTACCTACAAGTTCTCCTACACGCTCCTCTGGAGCTCGTTCTTCACAATGGGTATGGGTGCGCTCTTCGGCAGCTACTTCGGCAACGCCCTGGACGTCGTTGGTGCATACCTAACCGGGAACCCGAACTTCGCAATGTGGCGCATAACAGATACCCTCAGGGATCCAATGTTCGTCCTCATACTGGCACTTGCCATAGGCCTAGCCCACCTCTTCGTTGGGTACACTCTTGGCTTCATAGTCAAGTGGAAGAACGGTGATAAGAAGGGGGCACTCTTCGACCAGCTATCGTGGATGCTCGTAATCATAGCAATAACCCTGTTCGCAGTTGGGGGCAACGTTCCGGCTTTCAAGAGCTCGGCGGAGGCGCTGTTCGGCGTTGGTTTGGTGCTCTTCGCCATTGGGGAGGTAGTCAACAATGGCGGTCTTGCCGCACTCCTGATAATCTCGGACTTCTTCGGCTTCGTGGGAACCTGGCTCAGCTACGCAAGGCTTATGGCCCTTGCACTGGCAACCAGTGGAATAGCGATGGTAGTTAACGTCCTGGTTCAGATGATATGGGGAATCAAGTTCCTTTATATAGGTCCTATAGTTGGTGTTATTTTGTTCTTTGGCGGCCAGCTGTTTTCAACGGCCATAAACGCTCTTGGAGCGTTCGTTCACTCTCTCCGTCTTCAGTACGTTGAGTTCTTCGGCACCTTCTACTCCGGTGAGGGCAGGCCCTTCGAGCCCTTCAGGGCTAGGAGGGAAGTGTCGGAGGTTAAGGTTGAAGCTAAGTCTGAAAACGTATGA
- a CDS encoding ADP-dependent ribose-1-phosphate kinase — protein MRLDVIGIGNLNYDIIMLVDHFPEFHEKVNAQKAVFGLGGAAGNTITWLAHMGLKTGFIGAVGRDEIGEAHVKYFERIRVDTSGIRVVDEPSGVAVAIIHGEDKRIVKYPGANRFKVLDRDYMGRARLIHLSSNPTETIREAVSIAKEKGVIVSVDIGEAELPKDVEARIDYLMMNEDEYRRKYGSLDLSLSTARNLVVTLNGGGALIRDENGNTEEIRGLSAEVVDSTGAGDSFAAGVIYGVLNGWSLENSAKLGMLLAYLTVQKVGARSAVVPLEKIIEESKRLGLELPFSRRR, from the coding sequence ATGAGACTGGACGTCATAGGGATTGGAAACCTCAACTACGATATAATAATGCTAGTTGATCACTTCCCAGAATTCCACGAGAAGGTAAACGCTCAAAAGGCAGTCTTCGGACTAGGTGGAGCCGCAGGAAACACTATCACCTGGCTCGCCCACATGGGGCTCAAAACCGGCTTTATAGGGGCAGTGGGGAGAGACGAGATAGGGGAGGCTCACGTAAAATATTTTGAAAGGATAAGGGTCGACACATCAGGCATAAGGGTCGTCGATGAACCCTCTGGGGTGGCCGTTGCAATAATTCACGGCGAGGACAAGAGGATAGTGAAGTATCCAGGTGCCAACAGGTTCAAGGTTCTTGATAGGGACTACATGGGCAGGGCCAGGCTTATACACCTCTCCTCCAACCCGACGGAGACAATAAGGGAAGCAGTTTCGATAGCCAAGGAGAAGGGGGTAATAGTCTCAGTGGACATCGGAGAGGCCGAGCTCCCAAAGGACGTGGAGGCGCGGATAGACTACCTCATGATGAACGAGGACGAGTACAGGAGAAAGTACGGCTCGCTCGATTTAAGCCTCTCAACTGCGAGAAACCTTGTAGTAACCCTGAACGGTGGTGGGGCCCTCATAAGGGACGAAAATGGAAATACTGAGGAAATAAGGGGGCTGAGTGCGGAAGTGGTGGACTCAACGGGTGCAGGGGATTCCTTCGCCGCTGGGGTAATCTACGGAGTCTTGAACGGCTGGTCCCTTGAAAATTCGGCAAAGCTGGGGATGCTCCTCGCTTATCTGACGGTCCAAAAAGTAGGTGCAAGGAGCGCAGTAGTACCCCTGGAAAAGATCATCGAGGAGAGCAAGAGGCTCGGTTTAGAACTTCCATTCAGTAGAAGGAGGTAA
- a CDS encoding V-type ATP synthase subunit H, with product MEEVIKRIVDAEKEAEARIEKAKEEAKVIVEEAKSSAKAIEESILEDARKRAEEIIGKARAEGEAEAKVILENGEKEIEDMKVKATQNFENAVSVALELVRGS from the coding sequence ATGGAAGAGGTCATCAAGCGCATTGTCGATGCCGAAAAGGAGGCAGAGGCGCGTATTGAGAAAGCCAAGGAAGAGGCAAAGGTTATAGTTGAAGAGGCCAAATCCTCTGCCAAGGCCATTGAGGAAAGCATTCTTGAGGATGCCCGTAAGAGGGCTGAGGAGATCATTGGGAAGGCCAGAGCAGAGGGCGAGGCCGAGGCAAAGGTCATCCTCGAGAACGGTGAGAAGGAAATCGAGGACATGAAGGTTAAGGCCACTCAGAACTTTGAAAACGCCGTTTCGGTTGCTTTAGAGCTCGTGAGAGGGAGCTGA
- a CDS encoding proteasome assembly chaperone family protein: MENKPVELVLPDVSEPVLIEGYPGIGLVGHIAGNFLAKELNMELIGHVESPFLPPMALVLEGEPAPPLRFYGKDDLIVAVADIYVTPTLVAEIARELAAYLKRNGAKKVISIGGIGIGMFKEEPDVWGVGSRKELNSELENAGVKILQYGSIMGMSGQLLWEARKAGLDAYVFLGETFGDRPDPKAAARVIEAIKGIIPLEVSTEPLLQEARMIEEQLRRMHEQMEQARQRAQKQYENIYL; encoded by the coding sequence ATGGAGAACAAGCCCGTGGAACTCGTGCTCCCTGATGTTAGTGAACCCGTTCTGATAGAGGGCTACCCCGGCATAGGGCTCGTGGGCCACATAGCGGGCAACTTTCTGGCGAAAGAACTTAACATGGAGCTCATAGGACACGTGGAAAGCCCGTTTTTACCACCGATGGCACTGGTGCTCGAAGGGGAGCCAGCACCGCCACTGCGGTTCTACGGGAAGGACGACCTCATCGTGGCCGTAGCGGACATCTACGTCACGCCAACGCTGGTGGCGGAGATTGCAAGGGAGCTGGCGGCATATCTCAAGAGAAACGGGGCAAAGAAGGTCATTTCAATCGGGGGAATCGGCATAGGCATGTTCAAGGAAGAGCCGGACGTCTGGGGTGTTGGGTCGAGAAAAGAGCTCAACAGCGAGTTGGAAAACGCCGGGGTGAAGATACTTCAGTACGGCTCGATAATGGGTATGAGCGGCCAACTGCTGTGGGAGGCCAGAAAAGCCGGACTAGACGCCTACGTCTTCTTGGGTGAGACATTCGGGGACAGACCTGACCCTAAGGCCGCCGCCAGGGTCATAGAGGCGATAAAGGGGATAATCCCACTGGAGGTCTCAACGGAACCCCTCCTGCAGGAGGCTCGGATGATAGAGGAACAGTTAAGGCGGATGCACGAGCAGATGGAACAGGCCAGGCAGAGGGCCCAGAAACAGTATGAGAACATCTACCTGTGA
- a CDS encoding DUF473 domain-containing protein, translated as MEAVVLAGIARRVLDDLLKSPYRTVELRSARNIYAVERAEKEGKWVFLAYEPFSDVRSGTEGLIAELLKREVMETRVPWEESDEREVTVCRVQLHLLGLGRIVEVTERNALMMAKVRRMMTHEMAMG; from the coding sequence ATGGAGGCGGTGGTGCTAGCTGGAATCGCCAGGAGGGTCCTCGACGACCTGCTCAAGAGCCCTTACAGAACCGTGGAGCTCAGGAGCGCCAGGAACATCTACGCCGTAGAGAGGGCAGAGAAGGAGGGTAAATGGGTGTTCCTGGCTTACGAGCCATTCAGCGACGTGAGGAGCGGAACGGAGGGGCTGATAGCTGAACTACTAAAGAGGGAAGTGATGGAGACCCGCGTTCCGTGGGAGGAGAGTGACGAGAGGGAAGTAACGGTCTGCAGGGTTCAGCTTCACCTCCTCGGCCTCGGCCGCATCGTGGAAGTCACTGAGAGGAACGCGCTGATGATGGCAAAGGTCCGGAGGATGATGACGCACGAGATGGCAATGGGTTAA
- a CDS encoding transglutaminase-like domain-containing protein — MLTFDRYQELWRKHPELRAFLEEEWHRKDGHPCYPYTRKFWEEYENKRKRSYGARKIQGGSGRRSTYEVEPVSVSFGSSPQRGPKVSASYGTWKPKDYTRYDNVIINVKNRFKDRGSVYVTPREIRIETTKIRKVLPRSSSIRFEIRDGKRWVIIPENVYSKAYTLDGKHGRRKHGKRYALIGIAVLILILIGYLYSQGSFDSIGIPLLRNSSDSSRGTNTNMLGYTNTQTMGKTNVLSQTLPTSTSTYTSTQASSITSESHCSDGYWRYIFEDALKCALTEEKLSKVTNLASQQKGKSLQESAWNILEWLHKNIEYNYSKASLPDPIIWTSNGKITRIDATPGVEIQTPYETIQRGAGVCKDYAILTAALLLEMNYSPIYVFSIEFENSRIGHTAVAIKLNGEYFILDQNPPVMDLGTYYTDWSVYRQETLGERLFISNATIYEISKDKNGATVKKVGILSAEDFKRNDHAFSSEDLSRISTDLKKTIEEGYPNLISDSNIADLDERSYLPSGYSGGTTWKMTFPHYADFYNPLFHKQFVEYLFAALTDDKNIKRDLKGFNRFWIKLEQEGDSLKVTLNLAKK; from the coding sequence GTGTTAACATTCGACAGATATCAAGAACTCTGGAGGAAACACCCGGAGTTGAGGGCGTTTCTGGAAGAAGAATGGCACCGTAAAGATGGCCATCCGTGTTATCCATATACGCGGAAATTCTGGGAAGAGTATGAGAATAAAAGGAAAAGATCATATGGTGCCAGAAAAATCCAAGGAGGGAGTGGAAGAAGAAGCACTTACGAAGTGGAGCCAGTTAGCGTATCCTTCGGAAGTAGCCCTCAGAGGGGACCTAAAGTTTCAGCGAGTTATGGAACATGGAAGCCCAAAGACTACACTCGATACGACAATGTGATCATAAACGTCAAAAACAGATTTAAAGACCGGGGCAGTGTTTACGTGACTCCCAGAGAGATCCGCATAGAGACCACAAAAATCAGAAAAGTGCTTCCACGGTCGTCCTCAATTAGATTCGAGATCAGAGATGGAAAACGGTGGGTCATCATACCCGAGAATGTTTACTCAAAGGCGTACACCCTGGATGGAAAACATGGGAGAAGAAAACACGGCAAAAGGTATGCACTCATCGGAATCGCAGTCCTGATACTAATTCTGATCGGTTATTTGTACTCCCAAGGAAGTTTCGACAGTATTGGGATACCTCTCCTCAGAAATTCAAGCGATTCTTCGCGAGGAACTAATACCAACATGCTAGGCTATACCAACACCCAAACAATGGGCAAAACTAATGTCCTCTCCCAAACTCTCCCCACGAGCACTTCAACGTATACTTCAACTCAGGCATCATCAATAACCTCCGAATCCCACTGTTCAGATGGCTACTGGCGGTATATTTTTGAAGACGCCCTTAAATGCGCCCTGACGGAAGAAAAACTCTCAAAGGTCACCAATCTTGCCAGCCAGCAAAAGGGAAAGAGTCTGCAGGAAAGCGCCTGGAATATTCTGGAGTGGCTCCACAAAAACATAGAGTACAACTATTCCAAAGCATCCCTACCGGATCCGATTATCTGGACTTCCAATGGAAAAATCACCAGAATCGATGCAACGCCAGGCGTTGAAATCCAGACCCCCTACGAAACCATTCAGCGGGGTGCGGGAGTCTGCAAGGATTATGCTATTTTAACCGCCGCTCTCTTGCTTGAAATGAACTACTCCCCCATTTACGTGTTCAGCATTGAGTTTGAGAACTCCCGGATAGGACACACTGCCGTGGCGATAAAGCTCAACGGAGAGTACTTTATCCTAGATCAGAACCCCCCAGTGATGGACCTGGGGACGTACTACACAGACTGGTCTGTCTATCGGCAAGAAACCCTCGGAGAGAGACTGTTCATTTCAAACGCCACCATCTACGAGATAAGCAAAGATAAAAACGGAGCGACAGTCAAGAAAGTTGGAATCCTCTCGGCTGAGGACTTTAAGAGAAACGACCACGCGTTCAGCTCTGAAGATTTAAGTAGAATATCCACAGATTTAAAGAAGACCATTGAAGAGGGGTATCCCAATTTAATTTCCGACAGCAACATTGCTGACCTCGACGAGAGAAGTTATTTGCCCTCAGGATACTCCGGAGGAACAACTTGGAAGATGACTTTCCCACACTACGCGGACTTTTACAACCCATTGTTCCACAAACAATTTGTGGAGTACCTGTTCGCAGCACTTACGGATGATAAAAACATCAAACGTGACCTGAAGGGGTTCAACAGGTTCTGGATCAAATTGGAACAGGAAGGGGACTCACTAAAAGTAACATTAAACTTGGCCAAAAAGTGA
- a CDS encoding V-type ATP synthase subunit C — protein sequence MGITAIEGILDTTLGLVFTWLGWKTYKILWKYTPYAYPNARLNAMEAKLLGEQRFNELAESRTLQNFIVNLEDTDYKTHLASVQADDPVEIERAFERALASTYTLLEDILPDRVGGFFRLMLKGWDVRNVANVVKAKMRGETAVDYIMDIGTMVPKVKAIADAKSPEEILVILEGTPYEEPYQRLLLGEISLSEFETAVYRNYYSELLEYAQSRKDEEKEVLTEFVRLLIDMRNIVTVLRAKKAGLPAEEARKNIIPGGSIKLDAMLNVDDMGMALAELDSTKYGRIIRDVRDKIESDLSVLESVLRKHAIDRMKELTRFYPLSVATPLAYVLEKEREVQKLKALTKMIADGVEPERIKVTLGGEELA from the coding sequence ATGGGGATAACGGCAATAGAGGGAATCTTGGACACAACGCTCGGCCTGGTCTTCACCTGGCTCGGCTGGAAGACCTACAAGATACTATGGAAGTACACCCCCTACGCCTACCCGAACGCCCGACTTAACGCCATGGAGGCAAAGCTCCTCGGTGAACAGCGCTTCAACGAGCTGGCGGAGAGCAGGACCCTTCAGAACTTCATTGTTAACCTTGAGGACACCGACTACAAGACCCACCTCGCGTCCGTCCAGGCGGACGACCCCGTTGAGATAGAGAGGGCCTTTGAGAGGGCCCTGGCTTCGACCTACACTCTGCTCGAAGACATTCTCCCGGACAGGGTGGGAGGTTTCTTCAGGCTCATGCTGAAAGGATGGGACGTCAGGAACGTCGCCAACGTCGTCAAGGCCAAGATGCGCGGTGAGACCGCCGTTGACTACATCATGGACATAGGGACGATGGTTCCAAAGGTAAAGGCCATTGCAGACGCCAAGAGCCCCGAGGAGATACTGGTTATACTTGAGGGGACTCCCTACGAGGAGCCCTACCAACGCCTTCTCCTCGGCGAAATAAGCCTCAGCGAGTTTGAGACCGCCGTTTACAGGAACTATTACTCGGAGCTCCTTGAGTATGCCCAGTCCAGGAAGGACGAGGAGAAGGAGGTTCTCACTGAGTTTGTTAGGCTCCTGATAGACATGAGGAACATAGTGACCGTCCTCAGGGCCAAGAAGGCAGGGCTTCCTGCGGAAGAAGCTAGAAAGAACATCATTCCCGGTGGCAGCATAAAGCTCGACGCCATGCTCAACGTCGACGATATGGGAATGGCCCTAGCTGAGCTTGACTCCACCAAGTACGGGAGGATCATCAGGGACGTCAGGGACAAGATAGAGAGCGACCTGAGCGTTCTTGAGAGTGTCCTCCGGAAGCACGCCATCGACAGGATGAAGGAGCTCACAAGATTCTACCCACTCAGCGTTGCGACACCCTTAGCATACGTCCTGGAGAAGGAGCGCGAGGTTCAGAAGCTCAAGGCCCTAACGAAGATGATAGCGGATGGCGTTGAGCCCGAGAGGATCAAAGTCACACTCGGAGGGGAGGAGTTGGCATGA
- a CDS encoding V-type ATP synthase subunit K (produces ATP from ADP in the presence of a proton gradient across the membrane; the K subunit is a nonenzymatic component which binds the dimeric form by interacting with the G and E subunits), whose amino-acid sequence MDPIVYVSLGAALAAGLAGAASAFGVGVAGAAAAGAVAEDEKNFKNALILEGLPMTQSIYGLITLFLILLSAGIIGGGFRFTANTPDNLVKSAILFGAGLTVGLTGFSAIPQGIIAGASIGAVAKNPKTFTQGIIFAAMAETMAIFGLVGALIMIATGVGLGG is encoded by the coding sequence ATGGATCCGATAGTTTACGTATCCCTTGGAGCGGCACTGGCCGCCGGTCTCGCAGGAGCGGCCTCGGCTTTCGGCGTTGGTGTAGCGGGTGCAGCGGCTGCAGGAGCGGTTGCAGAGGATGAGAAGAACTTCAAGAACGCCCTGATACTTGAGGGTCTCCCAATGACCCAGAGTATCTACGGCCTGATTACGCTGTTCCTCATCCTGCTCAGCGCTGGTATCATAGGCGGTGGCTTCAGGTTCACAGCCAATACACCAGACAATCTCGTCAAGAGCGCCATCCTCTTTGGTGCAGGCCTTACCGTTGGCCTTACTGGCTTCTCGGCAATCCCCCAGGGTATAATCGCTGGAGCCAGCATTGGTGCCGTTGCCAAGAACCCGAAGACCTTCACCCAGGGTATCATCTTCGCCGCTATGGCTGAGACAATGGCCATCTTTGGTCTCGTCGGTGCGCTCATCATGATAGCCACTGGAGTTGGCCTCGGCGGCTGA